A DNA window from Halomonas zincidurans B6 contains the following coding sequences:
- a CDS encoding PrkA family serine protein kinase, which translates to MSIFDHVQSRYEQVRQEEMSLQEYLELCRKDPGVYASASERMLQAIGEPQVIDTSKDSRLSRIFTNKVIRRYPAFSEFYGMEEAIEQIVAYFRHAAQGLEERKQILYLLGPVGGGKSSLAERLKLLMERIPFYAIKGSPVFESPLGLFSPEEDGELLEKEYNIPQRYLKSVMSPWAAKRLKEYGGDISQFRVVRLYPSRLNQIAVSKTEPGDENNQDISSLVGKVDIRQLELYSQDDPDAYSFSGGLCKANQGIMEFVEMFKAPIKVLHPLLTATQEGNYNPTEGMGAIPFDGVVLAHSNESEWQTFRNNRNNEAFLDRVYIVKVPYCLRVSEEINIYKKLLEHSSLSEAPCAPDTLRLLAQFSILSRLKEPENSSIYSKMRVYDGENLKDTDPKAKSIQEYRDSAGVEEGMDGLSTRFAFKILSKVFNFDSHEIAANPVHLLYVLEQRLEHEQLPKEAHERYLRFIKEYLAPRYVDFIGKEIQTAYLESYSEYGQNIFDRYVTYADFWIQDQEYRDPETGELFNRQALNEELEKIEKPAGISNPKDFRHEVVNFVLRARAQNNGMNPSWQSYEKLKGVIEQKMFANTEELLPVISFNAKASAADQRKHEDFVARMVDRGYTEKQVRLLSEWYLRVRKSH; encoded by the coding sequence ATGAGCATCTTTGATCATGTCCAGAGCCGTTACGAGCAGGTTCGCCAGGAAGAGATGAGTCTGCAGGAATACCTGGAACTGTGCCGCAAGGACCCTGGCGTCTATGCCAGTGCCTCGGAGCGCATGTTGCAGGCCATCGGCGAACCCCAGGTCATCGATACGTCGAAGGATTCTCGCCTGTCGCGTATCTTCACCAACAAGGTCATTCGGCGTTATCCCGCCTTTTCGGAGTTCTACGGCATGGAAGAGGCGATCGAGCAGATCGTCGCCTACTTCCGGCATGCCGCCCAGGGCCTCGAGGAGCGCAAGCAGATCCTTTATCTGCTGGGCCCGGTCGGCGGCGGCAAGTCGTCGCTGGCCGAGCGGCTCAAGCTGCTCATGGAGCGCATTCCGTTCTATGCCATCAAGGGCTCGCCGGTGTTCGAGTCGCCGCTGGGGCTGTTCTCGCCGGAGGAGGACGGCGAGCTGCTCGAGAAGGAATACAACATTCCCCAGCGCTATCTGAAGAGCGTGATGTCGCCGTGGGCGGCCAAGCGGCTCAAGGAATATGGCGGCGACATCTCGCAGTTCCGGGTGGTGCGTCTGTACCCCTCGCGACTCAACCAGATCGCCGTGTCCAAGACCGAGCCCGGCGACGAGAACAACCAGGATATCTCCTCGCTGGTCGGCAAGGTCGATATCCGTCAGCTCGAGCTGTATTCCCAGGACGACCCCGACGCCTACAGCTTCTCCGGCGGGTTGTGCAAGGCCAACCAGGGGATCATGGAATTCGTCGAGATGTTCAAGGCGCCGATCAAGGTGCTGCATCCGTTGCTGACCGCCACTCAGGAGGGCAACTACAACCCCACCGAAGGCATGGGCGCGATTCCCTTCGACGGCGTGGTGCTCGCCCACTCCAACGAGAGCGAATGGCAGACGTTCCGCAACAACCGCAACAACGAGGCGTTCCTCGATCGCGTCTACATCGTCAAGGTGCCGTATTGCCTGCGCGTCTCCGAGGAGATCAACATCTACAAGAAGCTGCTCGAGCATTCGTCGCTGTCCGAGGCGCCCTGCGCGCCGGACACCCTGCGGCTGCTGGCGCAGTTCTCGATTCTCTCGCGGCTCAAGGAGCCGGAAAACTCGAGCATCTATTCGAAGATGCGCGTCTACGACGGCGAGAACCTCAAGGATACCGACCCCAAGGCCAAGTCGATCCAGGAGTATCGCGACAGCGCGGGTGTCGAGGAAGGCATGGACGGGCTGTCGACGCGCTTCGCCTTCAAGATCCTGTCCAAGGTCTTCAACTTCGATTCCCACGAGATCGCCGCCAACCCGGTGCACCTGCTGTACGTCCTCGAGCAGCGCCTCGAGCATGAACAGCTGCCCAAGGAAGCCCATGAGCGCTACCTGCGCTTCATCAAGGAGTACCTGGCGCCGCGCTATGTCGACTTCATCGGCAAGGAGATCCAGACCGCCTATCTCGAGTCCTACAGCGAGTACGGTCAGAACATCTTCGATCGCTACGTCACCTACGCCGACTTCTGGATCCAGGACCAGGAATATCGCGATCCCGAGACCGGTGAGCTGTTCAACCGCCAGGCGCTCAACGAGGAGCTCGAGAAGATCGAGAAGCCGGCGGGCATCTCCAACCCCAAGGACTTCCGCCACGAGGTGGTCAACTTCGTGCTGCGCGCGCGCGCCCAGAACAACGGCATGAACCCCAGTTGGCAGTCCTACGAGAAGCTCAAGGGGGTCATCGAGCAGAAGATGTTCGCCAACACCGAGGAGTTGCTGCCGGTGATCTCCTTCAACGCCAAGGCCTCGGCGGCCGATCAGCGCAAGCACGAGGATTTCGTCGCCCGAATGGTCGATCGGGGGTATACCGAGAAGCAGGTGCGCTTGCTGTCCGAATGGTATCTGCGCGTGCGCAAGTCGCACTGA